The following coding sequences are from one Triticum dicoccoides isolate Atlit2015 ecotype Zavitan chromosome 4A, WEW_v2.0, whole genome shotgun sequence window:
- the LOC119285094 gene encoding thaumatin-like protein 1 translates to MAIRSVCVVLALLCICLREGGAVTFTFLNRCTGTVWPGILSNAGTARIEPTGFALPPGAARALPFPTGWSGRMWARTGCAQDAAGRFSCATGDCGTGTLECSGRDGATPATLAEFTLDGGGHNDFYDVSLVDGYNLPILVEPAGSSATGTTCAAAGCSADLNLRCPAELRSAGGGACRSACDAFGKPEYCCSGAFANPNTCRPTAYSQAFKLACPRSYSYAFDDPTSTFTCAGGRDYTITFCPVATPSLKSAGGATVVPTPTLPGSTGFAPPVMPRQAGGQADGQGVILGDNSWLANMATGDMSAATPRTTAMIPAAPLALLFLRLLL, encoded by the exons ATGGCAATCCGAAGTGTTTGCGTCGTCCTTGCGCTGCTTTGTATATGCCTCAGAG AGGGCGGAGCAGTGACATTCACGTTCCTGAACCGGTGCACGGGGACGGTGTGGCCGGGCATCCTGTCCAACGCCGGGACGGCGAGGATCGAGCCCACGGGCTTCGCGCTCCCGCCCGGCGCGGCGCGCGCGCTGCCGTTCCCGACCGGCTGGTCCGGACGGATGTGGGCGCGCACGGGCTGCGCGCAGGACGCGGCCGGGCGGTTCTCCTGCGCCACGGGCGACTGCGGCACCGGCACGCTGGAGTGCTCCGGGCGGGACGGGGCGACGCCCGCGACGCTGGCGGAGTTCACGCTGGACGGCGGCGGGCACAACGACTTCTACGACGTGAGCCTGGTGGACGGCTACAACCTGCCGATCCTGGTGGAGCCCGCGGGGAGCAGCGCGACCGGCACGACGTGCGCGGCCGCGGGCTGCTCGGCGGACCTGAACCTGCGGTGCCCCGCGGAGCTGcggtcggcgggcggcggcgcgtgccGGAGCGCGTGCGACGCGTTCGGCAAGCCCGAGTACTGCTGCAGCGGCGCGTTCGCCAACCCCAACACCTGCCGCCCCACCGCCTACTCGCAGGCGTTCAAGCTGGCGTGCCCGCGCTCCTACAGCTACGCCTTCGACGACCCCACCAGCACCTTCACCTGCGCCGGCGGCCGCGACTACACCATCACCTTCTGCCCCGTCGCCACCCCAAG CCTGAAATCGGCGGGTGGGGCGACGGTGGTGCCGACGCCGACGTTGCCGGGCTCGACAGGGTTCGCGCCCCCGGTGATGCCGAGGCAGGCAGGCGGCCAAGCCGACGGCCAGGGCGTGATACTTGGGGACAACTCCTGGCTCGCCAACATGGCCACCGGCGACATGTCGGCGGCGACGCCGAGGACGACGGCGATGATCCCGGCCGCGCCGCTCGCACTACTCTTCCTCCGGCTGCTTCTATAG
- the LOC119285095 gene encoding thaumatin-like protein 1b: MARSPAQVALRLITLLLLLPAAWSATFTMTNNCGYTVWPGLLSGAGTAPLSTTGFALAQGASATVTAPASWSGRMWARTLCAEDAAGKFTCATGDCGSGALQCNGGGAAPPASLVEFTLDGSGGMDFFDVSLVDGYNLPMLVVPQGAAAAGSTGGPKCMATGCLVDLNAACPAALKVASAGAASSAAVGGSAMACRSACEAFGSPEYCCSGAYGSPSTCRPSAYSQYFKSACPRAYSYAYDDSTSTFTCAAGTNYAITFCPSTTSGKYADENPQAAGVPPANGTMVYRGGEQFSTGAGASVAAHASQLLLAVAVAAAVLLL, from the exons ATGGCGAGGAGCCCAGCTCAGGTCGCTCTCCGGCTGATCACCCTGCTCCTTTTGCTTCCAG CGGCGTGGTCGGCGACGTTCACGATGACCAACAACTGCGGCTACACGGTGTGGCCGGGGCTGCTGTCGGGCGCCGGCACGGCGCCGCTGTCCACGACGGGGTTCGCGCTGGCGCAGGGCGCGTCGGCCACGGTGACCGCGCCGGCGAGCTGGTCCGGGCGCATGTGGGCGCGCACGCTCTGCGCCGAGGATGCCGCCGGCAAGTTCACCTGCGCCACGGGCGACTGCGGCTCGGGTGCGCTCCAGTGCAACGGCGGCGGCGCCGCGCCGCCGGCCTCGCTGGTGGAGTTCACGCTCGACGGCTCCGGCGGCATGGACTTCTTCGACGTCAGCCTCGTCGACGGCTACAACCTCCCGATGCTGGTCGTGCCgcagggcgccgccgccgccggctccaCGGGCGGGCCCAAGTGCATGGCCACCGGCTGCCTCGTCGACCTGAACGCCGCGTGCCCGGCAGCGCTGAAGGTCGCGTCGGCGGGCGCCGCCAGCAGCGCGGCGGTCGGCGGGAGCGCCATGGCGTGCCGCAGCGCGTGCGAGGCGTTCGGGTCCCCGGAGTACTGCTGCAGCGGCGCGTACGGGAGCCCCAGCACGTGCCGGCCGTCGGCCTACTCGCAGTACTTCAAGAGCGCGTGCCCGCGCGCCTACAGCTACGCGTACGACGACTCCACCTCCACCTTCACCTGCGCCGCCGGCACCAACTACGCCATCACCTTCTGCCCGAGCACCACCAG TGGGAAGTACGCCGACGAGAACCCGCAGGCTGCCGGCGTGCCGCCCGCGAACGGCACGATGGTGTACCGCGGCGGCGAGCAGTTCTCCACGGGCGCTGGGGCCTCCGTTGCCGCACATgcgtcgcagctcctcctcgcgGTGGCCGTCGCCGCCGCTGTGCTGCTACTGTGA